From the Lactobacillus johnsonii genome, the window GAACATAATTCCTAATGGACCATATGCAGATGCACGAAGTAAGGCTCTTAATTGAGTTCTAAAGATATCCTTGTATTGCATTGAAAGACGGATAGCACGAACACCTAAGAATGGGTTCATTTCTTCTGGAAGATCCCAGTAATCTAAGTGCTTGTCTCCACCAATATCACAAGTTCTAATGATAGTTTGCTTACCATCCATGTCTTCGATAACTTTCTTGTAAGCATCAAATTGAGCTTCTTCGGATGGGAAGTCTTTTGAATCCATGTATAAGAATTCAGTTCTGTACAAACCAATTGCTTCAGCACCGTTTTCTTTTACACCCTTCATATCATTAGGAGTACCGATGTTAGCAGCGATAATAAATTTCTTACCATTTGCAGTTACAGATGGTTCATTCTTTAGCTTCTTCCATTCTTCCTTTTGCTTAGCGAAGGCTTCACCTTTCTTAGTGTATTCTTCGATTTGAGCATCAGTTGGATTAATGATAGCATCGCCGTCTAAACCATCGGCAATAAGCATATCGCCATCTTTAACATCTTTAGTAATAGTTTCAGTACCAACAACAGCTGGAATTTCCAATGAACGAGCCATGATTGCTGAGTGAGCAGTTCTACCACCAACATCAGTTACAAATCCCTTAACGTACTTCTTGTTAAGTTGAGCTGTATCACTTGGTGTTAAATCGTAGGCTACTACTACAACTTCATGGTCAATAGCTGCAGGATCTGGCAATTTCTTACCAAGAAGATGTGCCATAAGACGCTTTGAAACATCGCGTACGTCAGCTGCACGTTCTTGCATATATGCATTGTCAGTCATACCTTCAAAAATAGTAATGAATTTTTGAGCAGTTTCATCTAATGCAGCTTCAGCATTAATTTTTTGATCTTTGATTTCTGTTTCAATAGCCCCAGTAAATTCTGGGTCGCTTAAGAATAGAAGGTGGGCATCAAAAACTTGTGCTTCTTCTGGTCCTAAACTTTCCTTAGCTTTATCACGAACTTTTTCAAGTTCTTTAGTTGATTCTTCAACAACTTTTTTAAAGCGAGCTACTTCAGCATCAACATCGCTAACTGAGGTTTTAGAAAACGAAAGGTCAGGTTCTACCAAAAGGTAGGCTGGTGCAACTGCAATACCATCACTGGCTGCAATTCCCTTTAAAGTTTTCGACATTATTCAGCTAAACCTTCCTTTTTCATAGTGTCAGCAATAGCTTCAATTGCTTCTTTAGCATCGTCACCATCAGCAGTAATAGTTACATCTGCACCTTGGCCAACACCTAAAGACATAACACCCATGATTGACTTCAAGTTTACTGATTTACCATTGTATTCCAAGTTAATATCTGAGTTAAACTTAGAAGCAGCTTGTACCAACAAAGTAGCTGGACGAGCATGAATACCAGTTTCAGCAATAATATGAAATTCGCGTTTTTCCATTTTAAATTATCTCCTTTAAAATCAAAAATAATCGGGAGTTTTATACCCACTCGTTTATTAGGTTATCATGTTTTTTAAATGAAAACAACACAAATGTAAATGTTTACATTATAAAGTACTTAATTTTCATTATCAGATAAGGTATAAATTATATCCCCACCTCTTTGGGCAATCCCAGTTATACTCTGTCTTTTACCATAGCTTCTAAGAGCTAATTGAAATTGAAAAGCATCTTTGGGACTAACTCTATACTCTTTTAATTCACCACTTATAATTTTATCTAATATTTCTTTATAATCCATTTCTTATACTTATCTCCTTGAAGTTTCCGCATCTTTATAAAAAATTTTTTCTTTATCCTATTATATCAATTTTCCATAAAAATCTGGGCTTACCACTTGCAATTAGTAAGTATCCGTACTATGATATTAGCAAGTTAGCACTCATATATCAAGAGTGCTAAAATAGGAATATAGCCTGAATATTATAAGAAAGGCGGAATATTAATGTTATGCGATAACTGTCACGAACGTCCTGCCTCTATTCATCTTTATACAAATGTAAATGGGCAAGATCGTGAAATCTCATTATGTCAACAATGTTATCAAGAATTGAAAAATCAACAAGGACAAAATAATAGTATGAATAATAACAATGCATTTTTTGGCGATTTTGATGATTTATTCAACGCCTTAAATAATAACAACAATGAACAAAATAATCCTCAAGGACATAATCCACGCATGCAAATGGGTGGTGGCCGCAGAGGTGGAAACAATGGTGGTCAAAAATCCCTACTCGACCAGTATGGTACAGATTTAACCGACTTAGCAAAAAAAGGTAAGATTGATCCAGTTATTGGTCGTGATAAAGAAATTGCTCGCGTTATTGAAATTTTAAACAGACGGACTAAAAATAATCCTGTTCTTATCGGAGAAGCCGGTGTTGGTAAAACTGCTGTTGTTGAAGGCTTAGCACAACAAATTGTCGACGGTTCAGTTCCAGCTAAGCTTCAAGATAAAAGAATCATTTCTTTAAATATGGTATCAATGGTTCAAGGAACTGGAATTCGCGGTCAATTTGAACAAAGAATGCAACAACTAATCAAAGAATTAGAACAAAACGATAATATCATCCTATTTATTGATGAAATTCATGAATTAGTTGGTGCTGGCAACGCTGAAGGTGGTATGGATGCTGGTAACATTATTAAACCAGCCTTAGCTCGTGGAGATTTCCAATTAATTGGTGCTACTACTATTAAGGAATATCGAAACATCGAAAAGGATTCTGCCCTTGCTCGTAGATTCCAACCAGTGGAGGTTAAAGAGCCTACAACTGAAGAAACAATTAAGATTTTGCAAGGCATTCGTAAGCGTTACGAAGATTACCACCATGTTCACTATACTGATGAATCTATACAAGCTGCAGTAGATCTTTCTTCACGCTACATTCAAGATCGTTTCTTACCTGATAAAGCTATTGATCTTTTAGACGAAGCTGGTTCAAGGATGAATCTCACTATTCCTTATGTTGATAGTGAAAAAATCAAAGAAAGACTAGATGCTGCTGAAAGCTTAAAGCAAGATGCTTTAAAAAATGAAGATTACGAAAAAGCTGCCTACTATCGTGATCAGATTGAAAAGTATGAAAAATTAAAAGATCAGAAAGTAGATCCTGATCAAACACCTAAAATCACTGAAAAGATCATGAATAAGATCGTTGAGGAAAAAACTAATATTCCTGTCGGTGACTTACAAAAACAAGAAGAAACTCAATTAAAGAATTTAGCTACTGACCTTAAAGATAATGTAATTGGTCAAAACAAAGCCGTTGAAACTGTTGCTCGGGCAATAAGACGAAATCGAGTTGGATTTAACAAATCTGGTCGTCCAATCGGCTCATTCTTATTTGTAGGACCTACTGGTGTAGGTAAAACAGAATTAGCTAAACAATTAGCCAAGCAAATCTTTGGTACAGAAGATGCAATGATTCGATTTGATATGAGCGAATATATGGAACAATACTCTGTATCTAAGCTAATCGGATCTGCACCAGGTTATGTAGGTTATGAAGAAGCTGGTCAATTAACAGAAAGGGTACGCCATAATCCATATAGCTTAATTTTATTTGATGAAATTGAAAAAGCTCATCCTGATGTACTCCACCTATTCTTGCAAATTCTCGATGATGGCCGCTTAACTGATTCGCAAGGTCGCACAGTTTCCTTTAAAGATACCATCATCATTATGACTTCTAATGCTGGTCAAGGAATCAAAGAAGCTAGCGTAGGTTTTGCAGCTGAAAACAGTCATCAAGAACAATTTAAGAATAGCTTAGGTCAATACTTTAAACCTGAATTCTTAAATAGACTTGATGATATAGTTGAATTTAATGCACTTGATAAGAAAGACTTAATCAAGATTGTTGATTTAATGCTTGCAAACACCAATGATATGGTAAAAGATCAGGGCCTACATATTGATGTTACACCTGAAGCAAAAGAACTTCTTGTCGAAAAAGGTTATGATCCTTCTATGGGTGCTCGTCCACTTCGTCGTACGATCCAAGAAGAAATTGAAGATAAGGTAGCCGATTATAAACTTGATAATCCAGCTGCTAAAGACCTAAAGGCTAATGTAGTTGACGGTAAAATAGTAATTAGTGAAAATTAATTATTTAGGAGCAAATAAGAGTCACAGGTTCCGTGACTCTTATTTTTATTTTTATAAATTCTGCAAAAAGGTTATACTTAAATTGGGATTTTAAAGACACATTATATATCGAGGTTATAAATATGATGCATTTAATTGATGTTACAAATAGCTACCGTGATTTAGTCCAAAGACAATTAGCAGCTACTAATAGTCAATTCGTAAAAGTTTACTCTTTAGGTAATACCACAGTAGTATACAGCGAAACAGCTGATAAAATTGAAATCGTTATGGAAAATCATAAACGTCCTATTAGACAAGATGAAGTAGAATTTGTTATTAAGCGTCTAATTCATGAAGATCGAATTTATGATATAACAGTTGATAAAAGTAGAAAAATTATTTCTATCACTTGTGATCGTTAAAATCGCAAAAAGCCGTGGAGTTGCTCCACGGCTTTTTTCTATCTTATAATCTTGAAGTCAATTCAACATCAGGATACTTATCTTTAAACCATCTCTCAGCAAATGCATTTTCAAATAAGAACAATGGCTCACCATCCCGATCTTTAACCAATAAGTTACGGGATGATGACATTTTAGGATCTAATTGATCCGGGTTAATCCAACGAGCCACACGATTTCCTAATGTATGGAGCTCAACTTCTGAATTGTATTCATTTTTCATTCTGAAAGAGAATACTTCAAATTGTAATTGACCAACTGCCCCCAAAATATAATC encodes:
- a CDS encoding ATP-dependent Clp protease ATP-binding subunit, which produces MLCDNCHERPASIHLYTNVNGQDREISLCQQCYQELKNQQGQNNSMNNNNAFFGDFDDLFNALNNNNNEQNNPQGHNPRMQMGGGRRGGNNGGQKSLLDQYGTDLTDLAKKGKIDPVIGRDKEIARVIEILNRRTKNNPVLIGEAGVGKTAVVEGLAQQIVDGSVPAKLQDKRIISLNMVSMVQGTGIRGQFEQRMQQLIKELEQNDNIILFIDEIHELVGAGNAEGGMDAGNIIKPALARGDFQLIGATTIKEYRNIEKDSALARRFQPVEVKEPTTEETIKILQGIRKRYEDYHHVHYTDESIQAAVDLSSRYIQDRFLPDKAIDLLDEAGSRMNLTIPYVDSEKIKERLDAAESLKQDALKNEDYEKAAYYRDQIEKYEKLKDQKVDPDQTPKITEKIMNKIVEEKTNIPVGDLQKQEETQLKNLATDLKDNVIGQNKAVETVARAIRRNRVGFNKSGRPIGSFLFVGPTGVGKTELAKQLAKQIFGTEDAMIRFDMSEYMEQYSVSKLIGSAPGYVGYEEAGQLTERVRHNPYSLILFDEIEKAHPDVLHLFLQILDDGRLTDSQGRTVSFKDTIIIMTSNAGQGIKEASVGFAAENSHQEQFKNSLGQYFKPEFLNRLDDIVEFNALDKKDLIKIVDLMLANTNDMVKDQGLHIDVTPEAKELLVEKGYDPSMGARPLRRTIQEEIEDKVADYKLDNPAAKDLKANVVDGKIVISEN
- a CDS encoding DUF1827 family protein, with translation MHLIDVTNSYRDLVQRQLAATNSQFVKVYSLGNTTVVYSETADKIEIVMENHKRPIRQDEVEFVIKRLIHEDRIYDITVDKSRKIISITCDR
- the ptsP gene encoding phosphoenolpyruvate--protein phosphotransferase, with amino-acid sequence MSKTLKGIAASDGIAVAPAYLLVEPDLSFSKTSVSDVDAEVARFKKVVEESTKELEKVRDKAKESLGPEEAQVFDAHLLFLSDPEFTGAIETEIKDQKINAEAALDETAQKFITIFEGMTDNAYMQERAADVRDVSKRLMAHLLGKKLPDPAAIDHEVVVVAYDLTPSDTAQLNKKYVKGFVTDVGGRTAHSAIMARSLEIPAVVGTETITKDVKDGDMLIADGLDGDAIINPTDAQIEEYTKKGEAFAKQKEEWKKLKNEPSVTANGKKFIIAANIGTPNDMKGVKENGAEAIGLYRTEFLYMDSKDFPSEEAQFDAYKKVIEDMDGKQTIIRTCDIGGDKHLDYWDLPEEMNPFLGVRAIRLSMQYKDIFRTQLRALLRASAYGPLGIMFPMIGTLAELREAKQILAEEKDKLAKEGVKIGDDLQVGMMIEVPAAAVLADQFAKEVDFFSIGTNDLIQYTMAADRGNDNVSYLYQPYNPSVLRLIKHTIDGAHENGIWCGMCGEAAGDDIMFPILLSMGLDEYSMSATSILRIRSLMKKINTEDIKELANKACFVSETADENKKLVEETMKKLNILD
- a CDS encoding phosphocarrier protein HPr, with translation MEKREFHIIAETGIHARPATLLVQAASKFNSDINLEYNGKSVNLKSIMGVMSLGVGQGADVTITADGDDAKEAIEAIADTMKKEGLAE